A stretch of Cicer arietinum cultivar CDC Frontier isolate Library 1 chromosome 5, Cicar.CDCFrontier_v2.0, whole genome shotgun sequence DNA encodes these proteins:
- the LOC101495459 gene encoding FLUCTUATING-LIGHT-ACCLIMATION protein 1, chloroplastic-like: protein MASLKTQINFLRKHATVIVLLLIVLLSLTCKFNLVSASSGGVMGGSFFDSDSSSSESLTSDSDSQHVREQHHMHDTPPHDDDEHASGRGPLLFFMVFIFGFFIIGFCNKDTNGNTITVLKLQVGMLCEMGNTIQRDLTRIAQAANTSSKEGVTHLLTETIQTLDQHHGYCFAAYSSVDLKRSKEDGEKWYHQVSNEERAKFDEETLVNLNSKDKTSIRSQSYDRFNNEHTMLDEETEEFENEKLLSGVDNKYTVIIILVAVKGAHKLPNINGAEDLKEALQKLKSLLSSKLLAGEVLWTPQKEDDTLSDRKILQDYPQLAKSMKIFLVKKRE from the exons ATGGCATCATTGAAAACACAAATTAATTTCTTAAGAAAACATGCTACTGTTATTGTTTTGTTACTGATTGTGTTGTTATCattaacatgcaaattcaacCTAGTTTCAGCCTCTTCAGGAGGTGTCATGGGAGGAAGTTTCTTCGACTCAGATTCTTCCTCCTCAGAATCACTCACAAGTGACTCCGACTCTCAACATGTAAGGGAACAGCATCATATGCATGATACACCTcctcatgatgatgatgaacaTGCAAGTGGAAGAGGGCCATTGTTGTTCTTCATGGTCTTCATATTTGGTTTCTTTATAATTGGATTTTGTAACAAAGATACCAATGGGAATACAATTACTGTGCTTAAGCTTCAG GTTGGAATGTTGTGTGAGATGGGAAACACAATACAAAGGGATCTAACTAGGATTGCACAAGCTGCTAATACATCCTCTAAGGAAGGTGTCACCCATTTATTGACAG AGACAATACAAACTTTGGATCAACATCATGGTTACTGTTTTGCAGCATATTCATCT GTGGATCTTAAACGGAGCAAGGAGGATGGAGAAAAATGGTATCACCAAGTATCAAATGAAGAAAGGGCAAAATTTGATGAAGAGACATTAGTTAACTTGAACAGCAAAGATAAGACAAGTATTAGAAGCCAGAGTTATGATAGGTTTAACAATGAACACACCATG TTGGATGAGGAAACAGAGGAATTTGAAAATGAGAAACTTCTCAGTGGGGTTGACAACAAGTACACAGTG ATAATAATATTGGTAGCTGTAAAAGGAGCACATAAGCTACCTAACATCAATGGAGCTGAAGATTTAAAGGAAGCATTACAAAAGCTTAAATCCCTTCTATCGAGCAAATTATTA GCTGGTGAGGTGTTATGGACCCCACAAAAAGAGGACGACACCCTTTCAGATCGAAAAATACTTCAAGACTATCCTCAGCTAGCTAAGTCTATGAAAATATTTCTAGTTAAGAAACGTGAATAA
- the LOC101496111 gene encoding uncharacterized protein, whose protein sequence is MASLLLRLPIAAVIVLIALSASSVTARPCRTFIISSYSFRNPSSNTFATITEIRSISPLYINDKPYEIFIDRPIQHNLQLETQSQGASHPRGPLGFSTDAYDFSSLRDRTKDILSVALALLFGVGCGALTAATMYLVWSVFTARHELRAAAYGEFSDDEIESPKKMGYVKIPAAEVAAAAPAPPAKDSV, encoded by the coding sequence ATGGCTTCTCTCCTCCTCCGCCTTCCAATCGCCGCCGTGATCGTCCTCATCGCGCTATCCGCCTCCTCTGTCACCGCTCGTCCATGCCGGACCTTCATCATCTCCTCCTACTCTTTCCGTAACCCTTCCTCCAACACCTTCGCCACCATCACCGAGATCCGATCCATCTCCCCTCTCTACATCAATGACAAACCCTACGAAATCTTTATTGATCGCCCGATTCAACACAACTTACAATTAGAAACCCAGTCTCAAGGCGCGTCGCACCCACGCGGCCCCTTAGGGTTTTCCACCGACGCTTACGATTTCTCCTCCCTTCGCGATCGCACCAAGGATATCCTCAGCGTCGCCCTCGCCTTGCTATTCGGCGTTGGATGCGGTGCCTTAACCGCCGCCACCATGTACTTGGTCTGGTCCGTCTTCACCGCCCGCCACGAACTCCGCGCGGCCGCTTACGGTGAATTCTCCGACGACGAGATTGAAAGCCCCAAGAAAATGGGATATGTCAAGATTCCGGCGGCTGAGGTGGCTGCTGCTGCTCCCGCACCTCCGGCCAAGGATTCGGTATGA
- the LOC101495790 gene encoding uncharacterized protein, which translates to MARRVETRNESILTRIVEAIFAFVRHAEFEIFFFLFFFIAYILFKDITSRPEYNQMFVKKPGGPEFWAFQKN; encoded by the exons ATGGCGAGGCGAGTCGAGACTCGGAACGAGTCGATATTGACTCGGATTGTTGAGGCGATTTTCGCGTTTGTGAGACATGCTGAGTTTGAgatcttcttctttcttttcttcttcatcGCTTATATTCTCTTCAAAGATATC ACATCAAGACCTGAATATAATCAAATGTTTGTAAAGAAACCTGGTGGACCAGAATTTTGGGCCTTTCAAAAGAATTGA